Genomic window (Alkalibacter saccharofermentans DSM 14828):
GAAACTCTTTCTTCGGGAGAAGTCAGCGTCAGAAAGAATATGTGATTTGAAAACAAGCAGCCTTTCGGCTGCTTGAATTTTGTATTTTTTCATCCGACGGTTCCTTTCAAATCCATTGAAGATTTAAATATTTAAGATATACCACGTATCATATCGGCAGAAAGAAGTAAATATTTAGTAAACAAATTGATATTTAATTGAAAATATTATGTAAAAGAGCTAAAATTAAAGCAGCTCGTAGTTTCATTAGAAAAAAATTAAAATTAATTTAGCTGAAGATTAAAACCGGATGGAAATTATGTTTTGGAATCACATCCATGATAAAATGTTTATGAAAATTATTTGAAAGAAAAGGGAGAAAAAACATGCAACTAGCTTTAATTATGATTGTGATGTCACCCTACCTGGCTTTTTTGCCTGTGGTTAGGATGATGTACAAGGTGTACAAGGATGAAATGAATGTTTCATTGAATCCTCTGAACGTAGGGGCAGGACTTCTCTTTGTCTGGGCGCTATTTACAGGGATCATCAATAGGAATATTCTGTCGGTGATTGGCGCGGGGGGGATTTTGGCCTTTGCCGGCATGGGAGTATATTTTGAAAATACGTTCAATACCCAGGAGAAAATAGAGTCGCTTCTAAAGGCTTTGTTCAAGATCTCCGCTGTAGCGGCTTTAATTGGCATGGCCGAAAAAGGAGCGTCATATTTCGTGGATATGACCTGGGTGTCAAACTACTTCTGGAGCCCCAATTACATTCCCTCTGCGGAGCATTACCGCATATACAGCACATTTGGAAATCCAAATGTGACGGGGACGTGGTTTGCCATGATGGTTCTTGTCAGCATATATCTTTTTGAAAGAAGCGTTGGCAGGGACAAAAAGATTTGCTTTGCAGGAACCATAGCATTTGCCGCAGTTTTGATTTTTACCGGGTCCAAAGGGGCTACCATGGGGGTGTTGGCCGCTTTGCTGGTGTACGCGTTGTTTTCAAGGAATCCAAAAACCAGAAAAGTCTTAATAGGAGTTTTTGTAGGGGTTCTGGCAATGGCTATGCTATCGCCGGAAGTAAATCACGCATTGAACAGTCGGGACAATCTGTGGGCACAGTGTCTGGTGCTTTTCACCCGCAAGCCGGTAAGCGGATGGGGACTGTTTGGGATAATGGAACACATAGGCAATATACATGGACACAACATCTGGATAACCCTGATAACGACTTTGGGTTTGATGGGGCTGGCCTTATACATTTGGATTAAGACTTATCTTTTCAGAGGTCTTCTCACATTGTATAATGAAGAGAGCTCTCTTGCGCCGCTTTTGGCATCGGTACAAGGACTGGTGATAGTCCATGGTTTGGTAGACTTTACGATGATGACTCCTCAAGGTGGAGTGGTGTTTTTTGCATCATCTGCTCTAATCAGCGCGCTGACACTGAAAAATGAAAATTACCCTGTAGTAGCAATAGAAAAGATTCATATTTTTGCAAGAAAGTTGAGTCAAAAAATCATAGGATAAAACAAGGACTTGGCTTAATGGCCAAGTCCTTATTATTATTAATCTTCGGCAGGTATGATCGTAAAATCCTTTAGCATGTTGTCAAACCTTGCTCCGTGTCCTTCAGATGCTTCCAGAAATAATTTTTGTTCAATGATGAAGGCGCCTCCTTGAGTATTGTCTGTAAAGTAGTATTTTACTACTTCGGAGTTCCATTCGTCACCTTGGTTTGCGTACAGCATCTTTCCTTCCAGTGGATATTCTACGTCTCCGTAAGCTATCACGGTTTCGTATTGGGTCTTGAGGGCGGCTTCATGCTCTGCGTAAAGCTCAGTGGGAGACTTGGATTCTTCCTGAGTGATTTTCATGTAGACTTCAGGATACACGCTGCTGTCTCCAGGATTTAGCGGAAGGATAAAGTCTTGACCGTCTATTTCTTCAACCTTGTATGTGGATTCGTCGATATATATAAGGTAACCCATCTTGTCTTCTCTCAAGGTCACGTCGGTGGGCTCTTTTTGTCCTTCGATATCCTGGTCCACAGTTTTTTCAGGGGCAAAGAGATCGATGA
Coding sequences:
- a CDS encoding O-antigen ligase family protein — its product is MQLALIMIVMSPYLAFLPVVRMMYKVYKDEMNVSLNPLNVGAGLLFVWALFTGIINRNILSVIGAGGILAFAGMGVYFENTFNTQEKIESLLKALFKISAVAALIGMAEKGASYFVDMTWVSNYFWSPNYIPSAEHYRIYSTFGNPNVTGTWFAMMVLVSIYLFERSVGRDKKICFAGTIAFAAVLIFTGSKGATMGVLAALLVYALFSRNPKTRKVLIGVFVGVLAMAMLSPEVNHALNSRDNLWAQCLVLFTRKPVSGWGLFGIMEHIGNIHGHNIWITLITTLGLMGLALYIWIKTYLFRGLLTLYNEESSLAPLLASVQGLVIVHGLVDFTMMTPQGGVVFFASSALISALTLKNENYPVVAIEKIHIFARKLSQKIIG